The Oenanthe melanoleuca isolate GR-GAL-2019-014 chromosome 1A, OMel1.0, whole genome shotgun sequence genome contains a region encoding:
- the L3MBTL2 gene encoding lethal(3)malignant brain tumor-like protein 2 isoform X1, whose amino-acid sequence MEHDRGELVSAFCHKTSSLERMEEEGNEEEEDDELDIFGGYDSLTCYNSSMGSDSSSCLEESSDDELADREAGELSTSLMHQPSTGRLTEDSGSEPAVCEMCGIVGTREAFFSKTKRFCSVSCSRSYSSNSKKASILARLQGKPPTKKAKVLHKASWSAKIGAFLHSQGTGQLADGTLTGQDALVLGFDWGKYLQEHSYKAAPVSCFKHVPLFDQWDDVVKGMKVEVLNNDAVLPSRVYWIASVIQIVGYRALLRYEGFENDAGHDFWCNLGTVDIHPIGWCAINSKILVPPQTIHAKYTDWRSYLMKKLVGARTIPVDFHMKMAESMKYPFRQGMRVEVVDKNHVSQTRMAVVDTVIGGRLRLLYEDGDSDDDFWCHMWSPLIHPVGWSRRVGHDIKKAEEKRNDMANHPTFRKIYCDAVPYLFKKVRAVYSEGGWFERGMKLEAIDPLNLGNICVATVCKVLLDGYLMISIDGATSDDGSDWFCYHASSHAIFPANFCKRNNIELTPPKGHDAKTFSWERYLEETKSRPAPSRLFNTDCPNHGFKAGMKVEAVDLMEPRLICVATVKRVVQRLLSIHFDGWDNEYDQWVDCESPDIYPVGWCELTGYQLQPPVVPEPTTAAKAKEVPKKKKKPYGKKRKKLPAKARSVKQPVKKPSATNSKREAKAASQALPEPAPDEIIAVRVKEETIDPSDAEFGETGLPVPISSIKQEDTD is encoded by the exons ATGGAGCACGACCGGGGAGAA TTGGTGTCTGCCTTCTGCCACAAAACTTCATCTTTGGAGCggatggaggaggaaggcaatgaggaggaggaggatgatgaatTGGACATCTTTGGGGGTTATGACAGCCTCACGTGCTACAACAGCAGcatgggcagtgacagcagctcctgtctggAGGAGTCTAGCGACGATGAGCTGGCAGACCGGGAAGCTGGAGAGCTTTCGACCTCTCTGATGCACCAGCCATCCACAGGCCGCCTCACAGAAGACAGTGGCTCCGAGCCAG ctgtgtgtgaaATGTGTGGAATTGTGGGCACCAGAGAGGCTTTCTTCTCCAAGACCAAGCGTTTCTGTAGCgtctcctgctccaggagctaCTCCTCAAATTCCAAAAAGGCCAGCATCTTAGCTAGACTGCAG GGGAAACCACCAACAAAGAAAGCTAAAGTTCTGCACAAGGCATCCTGGTCAGCCAAGATCGGGGCTTTCCTGCATTCACAGGGCACGGGACAGCTGGCAGATGGGACACTGACAGGTCAGGATG CACTCGTCCTGGGCTTTGACTGGGGAAAGtacctgcaggagcacagctaCAAGGCAGCTCCTGTCAGTTGCTTCAAACAT GTGCCACTCTTCGATCAGTGGGATGATGTGGTGAAAGGTATGAAAGTGGAAGTGCTGAACAATGATGCTGTGCTCCCCAGCCGTGTGTACTGGATTGCATCTGTCATCCAGATTGTAG GATACAGGGCTCTTCTGCGGTATGAAGGCTTTGAGAACGATGCTGGTCACGACTTCTGGTGCAATTTGGGCACAGTGGATATTCACCCCATTGGCTGGTGTGCCATCAACAGCAAAATCCTGGTACCACCACAAA CTATCCATGCCAAGTACACTGACTGGAGAAGTTACCTCATGAAAAAACTGGTGGGAGCTAGGACCATCCCAGTGGATTTCCACATGAAG ATGGCGGAGAGCATGAAGTACCCGTTTCGGCAGGGCATGCGGGTCGAGGTGGTGGATAAGAACCACGTGTCCCAGACACGAATGGCAGTGGTGGACACAGTAATTGGGGGCAGACTGAGACTCCTCTATGAGGACGGTGACAGTGATGATGACTTCTGGTGCCACATGTGGAGTCCCCTCATCCATCCCGTGGGCTGGTCACGGAGAGTGGGCCATGACATAAAGAAGGCAG AAGAAAAGCGTAATGACATGGCAAACCATCCCACCTTCCGGAAGATTTACTGTGATGCTGTCCCCTATCTGTTTAAGAAG GTACGAGCTGTCTATTCAGAAGGTGGATGGTTTGAGCGAGGCATGAAACTGGAAGCCATTGACCCCCTGAACCTGGGCAACATCTGTGTGGCCACTGTATGCAAG GTTCTCTTGGATGGGTATCTCATGATCAGCATTGATGGAGCAACATCTGATGATGGCTCTGACTGGTTCTGCTATCATGCCTCCTCACATGCCATCTTCCCTGCCAACTTCTGTAAGAGGAACAACATTGAACTGACCCCTCCAAAAG ggCATGATGCAAAGACATTCAGCTGGGAACGTTACCTGGAAGAGACCAAATCCAGACCTGCTCCATCACGTCTCTTCAACACA GACTGTCCGAACCATGGCTTCAAGGCAGGCATGAAGGTGGAGGCAGTGGACCTGATGGAACCCCGGCTGATCTGTGTGGCCACGGTGAAGCGTGTAGTCCAGCGTCTCCTTAGCATCCATTTTGATGGCTGGGACAACGAGTATGACCAGTGGGTGGACTGCGAGTCTCCAGACATTTATCCTGTGGGATGGTGTGAGCTGACAGGCTACCAGCTTCAACCACCAGTGGTTCCAG AGCCCACAACTGCAGCGAAGGCCAAGGAGGTGcccaagaagaagaagaaacccTATGGAAAGAAGA gaaaaaagttaCCTGCCAAAGCCCGCAGTGTCAAGCAGCCTGTCAAGAAGCCTTCTGCCACGAATTCAAAACGAGAAGCAAAAGCTGCCAGCCAGGCTTTGCCAGAACCAGCACCTGATGAGA TCATTGCTGTACGGGTGAAAGAAGAAACCATTGACCCTTCAGATGCAGAATTTGGAGAGACAGGGCTTCCTGTTCCTATCAGCAGCATAAAGCAGGAGGACACAGACTGA
- the L3MBTL2 gene encoding lethal(3)malignant brain tumor-like protein 2 isoform X3, translated as MEHDRGELVSAFCHKTSSLERMEEEGNEEEEDDELDIFGGYDSLTCYNSSMGSDSSSCLEESSDDELADREAGELSTSLMHQPSTGRLTEDSGSEPAVCEMCGIVGTREAFFSKTKRFCSVSCSRSYSSNSKKASILARLQGKPPTKKAKVLHKASWSAKIGAFLHSQGTGQLADGTLTGQDALVLGFDWGKYLQEHSYKAAPVSCFKHVPLFDQWDDVVKGMKVEVLNNDAVLPSRVYWIASVIQIVGYRALLRYEGFENDAGHDFWCNLGTVDIHPIGWCAINSKILVPPQTIHAKYTDWRSYLMKKLVGARTIPVDFHMKMAESMKYPFRQGMRVEVVDKNHVSQTRMAVVDTVIGGRLRLLYEDGDSDDDFWCHMWSPLIHPVGWSRRVGHDIKKAEEKRNDMANHPTFRKIYCDAVPYLFKKVRAVYSEGGWFERGMKLEAIDPLNLGNICVATVCKVLLDGYLMISIDGATSDDGSDWFCYHASSHAIFPANFCKRNNIELTPPKGHDAKTFSWERYLEETKSRPAPSRLFNTDCPNHGFKAGMKVEAVDLMEPRLICVATVKRVVQRLLSIHFDGWDNEYDQWVDCESPDIYPVGWCELTGYQLQPPVVPGKKLPAKARSVKQPVKKPSATNSKREAKAASQALPEPAPDEIIAVRVKEETIDPSDAEFGETGLPVPISSIKQEDTD; from the exons ATGGAGCACGACCGGGGAGAA TTGGTGTCTGCCTTCTGCCACAAAACTTCATCTTTGGAGCggatggaggaggaaggcaatgaggaggaggaggatgatgaatTGGACATCTTTGGGGGTTATGACAGCCTCACGTGCTACAACAGCAGcatgggcagtgacagcagctcctgtctggAGGAGTCTAGCGACGATGAGCTGGCAGACCGGGAAGCTGGAGAGCTTTCGACCTCTCTGATGCACCAGCCATCCACAGGCCGCCTCACAGAAGACAGTGGCTCCGAGCCAG ctgtgtgtgaaATGTGTGGAATTGTGGGCACCAGAGAGGCTTTCTTCTCCAAGACCAAGCGTTTCTGTAGCgtctcctgctccaggagctaCTCCTCAAATTCCAAAAAGGCCAGCATCTTAGCTAGACTGCAG GGGAAACCACCAACAAAGAAAGCTAAAGTTCTGCACAAGGCATCCTGGTCAGCCAAGATCGGGGCTTTCCTGCATTCACAGGGCACGGGACAGCTGGCAGATGGGACACTGACAGGTCAGGATG CACTCGTCCTGGGCTTTGACTGGGGAAAGtacctgcaggagcacagctaCAAGGCAGCTCCTGTCAGTTGCTTCAAACAT GTGCCACTCTTCGATCAGTGGGATGATGTGGTGAAAGGTATGAAAGTGGAAGTGCTGAACAATGATGCTGTGCTCCCCAGCCGTGTGTACTGGATTGCATCTGTCATCCAGATTGTAG GATACAGGGCTCTTCTGCGGTATGAAGGCTTTGAGAACGATGCTGGTCACGACTTCTGGTGCAATTTGGGCACAGTGGATATTCACCCCATTGGCTGGTGTGCCATCAACAGCAAAATCCTGGTACCACCACAAA CTATCCATGCCAAGTACACTGACTGGAGAAGTTACCTCATGAAAAAACTGGTGGGAGCTAGGACCATCCCAGTGGATTTCCACATGAAG ATGGCGGAGAGCATGAAGTACCCGTTTCGGCAGGGCATGCGGGTCGAGGTGGTGGATAAGAACCACGTGTCCCAGACACGAATGGCAGTGGTGGACACAGTAATTGGGGGCAGACTGAGACTCCTCTATGAGGACGGTGACAGTGATGATGACTTCTGGTGCCACATGTGGAGTCCCCTCATCCATCCCGTGGGCTGGTCACGGAGAGTGGGCCATGACATAAAGAAGGCAG AAGAAAAGCGTAATGACATGGCAAACCATCCCACCTTCCGGAAGATTTACTGTGATGCTGTCCCCTATCTGTTTAAGAAG GTACGAGCTGTCTATTCAGAAGGTGGATGGTTTGAGCGAGGCATGAAACTGGAAGCCATTGACCCCCTGAACCTGGGCAACATCTGTGTGGCCACTGTATGCAAG GTTCTCTTGGATGGGTATCTCATGATCAGCATTGATGGAGCAACATCTGATGATGGCTCTGACTGGTTCTGCTATCATGCCTCCTCACATGCCATCTTCCCTGCCAACTTCTGTAAGAGGAACAACATTGAACTGACCCCTCCAAAAG ggCATGATGCAAAGACATTCAGCTGGGAACGTTACCTGGAAGAGACCAAATCCAGACCTGCTCCATCACGTCTCTTCAACACA GACTGTCCGAACCATGGCTTCAAGGCAGGCATGAAGGTGGAGGCAGTGGACCTGATGGAACCCCGGCTGATCTGTGTGGCCACGGTGAAGCGTGTAGTCCAGCGTCTCCTTAGCATCCATTTTGATGGCTGGGACAACGAGTATGACCAGTGGGTGGACTGCGAGTCTCCAGACATTTATCCTGTGGGATGGTGTGAGCTGACAGGCTACCAGCTTCAACCACCAGTGGTTCCAG gaaaaaagttaCCTGCCAAAGCCCGCAGTGTCAAGCAGCCTGTCAAGAAGCCTTCTGCCACGAATTCAAAACGAGAAGCAAAAGCTGCCAGCCAGGCTTTGCCAGAACCAGCACCTGATGAGA TCATTGCTGTACGGGTGAAAGAAGAAACCATTGACCCTTCAGATGCAGAATTTGGAGAGACAGGGCTTCCTGTTCCTATCAGCAGCATAAAGCAGGAGGACACAGACTGA
- the L3MBTL2 gene encoding lethal(3)malignant brain tumor-like protein 2 isoform X2, whose amino-acid sequence MEHDRGELVSAFCHKTSSLERMEEEGNEEEEDDELDIFGGYDSLTCYNSSMGSDSSSCLEESSDDELADREAGELSTSLMHQPSTGRLTEDSGSEPAVCEMCGIVGTREAFFSKTKRFCSVSCSRSYSSNSKKASILARLQGKPPTKKAKVLHKASWSAKIGAFLHSQGTGQLADGTLTALVLGFDWGKYLQEHSYKAAPVSCFKHVPLFDQWDDVVKGMKVEVLNNDAVLPSRVYWIASVIQIVGYRALLRYEGFENDAGHDFWCNLGTVDIHPIGWCAINSKILVPPQTIHAKYTDWRSYLMKKLVGARTIPVDFHMKMAESMKYPFRQGMRVEVVDKNHVSQTRMAVVDTVIGGRLRLLYEDGDSDDDFWCHMWSPLIHPVGWSRRVGHDIKKAEEKRNDMANHPTFRKIYCDAVPYLFKKVRAVYSEGGWFERGMKLEAIDPLNLGNICVATVCKVLLDGYLMISIDGATSDDGSDWFCYHASSHAIFPANFCKRNNIELTPPKGHDAKTFSWERYLEETKSRPAPSRLFNTDCPNHGFKAGMKVEAVDLMEPRLICVATVKRVVQRLLSIHFDGWDNEYDQWVDCESPDIYPVGWCELTGYQLQPPVVPEPTTAAKAKEVPKKKKKPYGKKRKKLPAKARSVKQPVKKPSATNSKREAKAASQALPEPAPDEIIAVRVKEETIDPSDAEFGETGLPVPISSIKQEDTD is encoded by the exons ATGGAGCACGACCGGGGAGAA TTGGTGTCTGCCTTCTGCCACAAAACTTCATCTTTGGAGCggatggaggaggaaggcaatgaggaggaggaggatgatgaatTGGACATCTTTGGGGGTTATGACAGCCTCACGTGCTACAACAGCAGcatgggcagtgacagcagctcctgtctggAGGAGTCTAGCGACGATGAGCTGGCAGACCGGGAAGCTGGAGAGCTTTCGACCTCTCTGATGCACCAGCCATCCACAGGCCGCCTCACAGAAGACAGTGGCTCCGAGCCAG ctgtgtgtgaaATGTGTGGAATTGTGGGCACCAGAGAGGCTTTCTTCTCCAAGACCAAGCGTTTCTGTAGCgtctcctgctccaggagctaCTCCTCAAATTCCAAAAAGGCCAGCATCTTAGCTAGACTGCAG GGGAAACCACCAACAAAGAAAGCTAAAGTTCTGCACAAGGCATCCTGGTCAGCCAAGATCGGGGCTTTCCTGCATTCACAGGGCACGGGACAGCTGGCAGATGGGACACTGACAG CACTCGTCCTGGGCTTTGACTGGGGAAAGtacctgcaggagcacagctaCAAGGCAGCTCCTGTCAGTTGCTTCAAACAT GTGCCACTCTTCGATCAGTGGGATGATGTGGTGAAAGGTATGAAAGTGGAAGTGCTGAACAATGATGCTGTGCTCCCCAGCCGTGTGTACTGGATTGCATCTGTCATCCAGATTGTAG GATACAGGGCTCTTCTGCGGTATGAAGGCTTTGAGAACGATGCTGGTCACGACTTCTGGTGCAATTTGGGCACAGTGGATATTCACCCCATTGGCTGGTGTGCCATCAACAGCAAAATCCTGGTACCACCACAAA CTATCCATGCCAAGTACACTGACTGGAGAAGTTACCTCATGAAAAAACTGGTGGGAGCTAGGACCATCCCAGTGGATTTCCACATGAAG ATGGCGGAGAGCATGAAGTACCCGTTTCGGCAGGGCATGCGGGTCGAGGTGGTGGATAAGAACCACGTGTCCCAGACACGAATGGCAGTGGTGGACACAGTAATTGGGGGCAGACTGAGACTCCTCTATGAGGACGGTGACAGTGATGATGACTTCTGGTGCCACATGTGGAGTCCCCTCATCCATCCCGTGGGCTGGTCACGGAGAGTGGGCCATGACATAAAGAAGGCAG AAGAAAAGCGTAATGACATGGCAAACCATCCCACCTTCCGGAAGATTTACTGTGATGCTGTCCCCTATCTGTTTAAGAAG GTACGAGCTGTCTATTCAGAAGGTGGATGGTTTGAGCGAGGCATGAAACTGGAAGCCATTGACCCCCTGAACCTGGGCAACATCTGTGTGGCCACTGTATGCAAG GTTCTCTTGGATGGGTATCTCATGATCAGCATTGATGGAGCAACATCTGATGATGGCTCTGACTGGTTCTGCTATCATGCCTCCTCACATGCCATCTTCCCTGCCAACTTCTGTAAGAGGAACAACATTGAACTGACCCCTCCAAAAG ggCATGATGCAAAGACATTCAGCTGGGAACGTTACCTGGAAGAGACCAAATCCAGACCTGCTCCATCACGTCTCTTCAACACA GACTGTCCGAACCATGGCTTCAAGGCAGGCATGAAGGTGGAGGCAGTGGACCTGATGGAACCCCGGCTGATCTGTGTGGCCACGGTGAAGCGTGTAGTCCAGCGTCTCCTTAGCATCCATTTTGATGGCTGGGACAACGAGTATGACCAGTGGGTGGACTGCGAGTCTCCAGACATTTATCCTGTGGGATGGTGTGAGCTGACAGGCTACCAGCTTCAACCACCAGTGGTTCCAG AGCCCACAACTGCAGCGAAGGCCAAGGAGGTGcccaagaagaagaagaaacccTATGGAAAGAAGA gaaaaaagttaCCTGCCAAAGCCCGCAGTGTCAAGCAGCCTGTCAAGAAGCCTTCTGCCACGAATTCAAAACGAGAAGCAAAAGCTGCCAGCCAGGCTTTGCCAGAACCAGCACCTGATGAGA TCATTGCTGTACGGGTGAAAGAAGAAACCATTGACCCTTCAGATGCAGAATTTGGAGAGACAGGGCTTCCTGTTCCTATCAGCAGCATAAAGCAGGAGGACACAGACTGA
- the L3MBTL2 gene encoding lethal(3)malignant brain tumor-like protein 2 isoform X4: MEHDRGELVSAFCHKTSSLERMEEEGNEEEEDDELDIFGGYDSLTCYNSSMGSDSSSCLEESSDDELADREAGELSTSLMHQPSTGRLTEDSGSEPAVCEMCGIVGTREAFFSKTKRFCSVSCSRSYSSNSKKASILARLQGKPPTKKAKVLHKASWSAKIGAFLHSQGTGQLADGTLTALVLGFDWGKYLQEHSYKAAPVSCFKHVPLFDQWDDVVKGMKVEVLNNDAVLPSRVYWIASVIQIVGYRALLRYEGFENDAGHDFWCNLGTVDIHPIGWCAINSKILVPPQTIHAKYTDWRSYLMKKLVGARTIPVDFHMKMAESMKYPFRQGMRVEVVDKNHVSQTRMAVVDTVIGGRLRLLYEDGDSDDDFWCHMWSPLIHPVGWSRRVGHDIKKAEEKRNDMANHPTFRKIYCDAVPYLFKKVRAVYSEGGWFERGMKLEAIDPLNLGNICVATVCKVLLDGYLMISIDGATSDDGSDWFCYHASSHAIFPANFCKRNNIELTPPKGHDAKTFSWERYLEETKSRPAPSRLFNTDCPNHGFKAGMKVEAVDLMEPRLICVATVKRVVQRLLSIHFDGWDNEYDQWVDCESPDIYPVGWCELTGYQLQPPVVPGKKLPAKARSVKQPVKKPSATNSKREAKAASQALPEPAPDEIIAVRVKEETIDPSDAEFGETGLPVPISSIKQEDTD; encoded by the exons ATGGAGCACGACCGGGGAGAA TTGGTGTCTGCCTTCTGCCACAAAACTTCATCTTTGGAGCggatggaggaggaaggcaatgaggaggaggaggatgatgaatTGGACATCTTTGGGGGTTATGACAGCCTCACGTGCTACAACAGCAGcatgggcagtgacagcagctcctgtctggAGGAGTCTAGCGACGATGAGCTGGCAGACCGGGAAGCTGGAGAGCTTTCGACCTCTCTGATGCACCAGCCATCCACAGGCCGCCTCACAGAAGACAGTGGCTCCGAGCCAG ctgtgtgtgaaATGTGTGGAATTGTGGGCACCAGAGAGGCTTTCTTCTCCAAGACCAAGCGTTTCTGTAGCgtctcctgctccaggagctaCTCCTCAAATTCCAAAAAGGCCAGCATCTTAGCTAGACTGCAG GGGAAACCACCAACAAAGAAAGCTAAAGTTCTGCACAAGGCATCCTGGTCAGCCAAGATCGGGGCTTTCCTGCATTCACAGGGCACGGGACAGCTGGCAGATGGGACACTGACAG CACTCGTCCTGGGCTTTGACTGGGGAAAGtacctgcaggagcacagctaCAAGGCAGCTCCTGTCAGTTGCTTCAAACAT GTGCCACTCTTCGATCAGTGGGATGATGTGGTGAAAGGTATGAAAGTGGAAGTGCTGAACAATGATGCTGTGCTCCCCAGCCGTGTGTACTGGATTGCATCTGTCATCCAGATTGTAG GATACAGGGCTCTTCTGCGGTATGAAGGCTTTGAGAACGATGCTGGTCACGACTTCTGGTGCAATTTGGGCACAGTGGATATTCACCCCATTGGCTGGTGTGCCATCAACAGCAAAATCCTGGTACCACCACAAA CTATCCATGCCAAGTACACTGACTGGAGAAGTTACCTCATGAAAAAACTGGTGGGAGCTAGGACCATCCCAGTGGATTTCCACATGAAG ATGGCGGAGAGCATGAAGTACCCGTTTCGGCAGGGCATGCGGGTCGAGGTGGTGGATAAGAACCACGTGTCCCAGACACGAATGGCAGTGGTGGACACAGTAATTGGGGGCAGACTGAGACTCCTCTATGAGGACGGTGACAGTGATGATGACTTCTGGTGCCACATGTGGAGTCCCCTCATCCATCCCGTGGGCTGGTCACGGAGAGTGGGCCATGACATAAAGAAGGCAG AAGAAAAGCGTAATGACATGGCAAACCATCCCACCTTCCGGAAGATTTACTGTGATGCTGTCCCCTATCTGTTTAAGAAG GTACGAGCTGTCTATTCAGAAGGTGGATGGTTTGAGCGAGGCATGAAACTGGAAGCCATTGACCCCCTGAACCTGGGCAACATCTGTGTGGCCACTGTATGCAAG GTTCTCTTGGATGGGTATCTCATGATCAGCATTGATGGAGCAACATCTGATGATGGCTCTGACTGGTTCTGCTATCATGCCTCCTCACATGCCATCTTCCCTGCCAACTTCTGTAAGAGGAACAACATTGAACTGACCCCTCCAAAAG ggCATGATGCAAAGACATTCAGCTGGGAACGTTACCTGGAAGAGACCAAATCCAGACCTGCTCCATCACGTCTCTTCAACACA GACTGTCCGAACCATGGCTTCAAGGCAGGCATGAAGGTGGAGGCAGTGGACCTGATGGAACCCCGGCTGATCTGTGTGGCCACGGTGAAGCGTGTAGTCCAGCGTCTCCTTAGCATCCATTTTGATGGCTGGGACAACGAGTATGACCAGTGGGTGGACTGCGAGTCTCCAGACATTTATCCTGTGGGATGGTGTGAGCTGACAGGCTACCAGCTTCAACCACCAGTGGTTCCAG gaaaaaagttaCCTGCCAAAGCCCGCAGTGTCAAGCAGCCTGTCAAGAAGCCTTCTGCCACGAATTCAAAACGAGAAGCAAAAGCTGCCAGCCAGGCTTTGCCAGAACCAGCACCTGATGAGA TCATTGCTGTACGGGTGAAAGAAGAAACCATTGACCCTTCAGATGCAGAATTTGGAGAGACAGGGCTTCCTGTTCCTATCAGCAGCATAAAGCAGGAGGACACAGACTGA